The following nucleotide sequence is from Komagataeibacter medellinensis NBRC 3288.
TATCATCTGGCCCTGCGTGTTCCCGCGGACCGCGAAAACTGCTGGATCCAGATCGAGGAAGGGGAAAAGCTTCATGTCTGCCCATGGACCGATGGTCATTCCCTCCTGTTTGATGACACCTATAATCACGAAGTCTGGAACAACACGGATCAGGACCGCTATGTCCTGCTCATACAGGTCAGGCGGCCCTGCCGGTGGCCGGCACGGCTGCTTATGAGCCTGTTTTTCGTGGGCGTGCGCTATTCACGCTTTGTGCAGGATATCCGCAAAAACCTTGATCGGCGGGGGTAGGGATATGCCGCGCGCATGCCTGCCTAATCCTGGCAGGCCAGGCGCAGGATGGTCTTTATGTTGAAGTCAAGCCGTTCCCGCAATGCTTCGGGTGCCGCACCGGTATAACAGTTGGTAAAACAGTAATAGCAGGCCGATGCAATGGTGATATTGACCTGAATCGCATTCAGCGCGGAGCAACAGTGTTAAAGACAGCGTTTTTTACAGGTGTCCAGAAAACCAACCTTGAATAAAAACAATCAATCCTATTTTCTGGCATCCATGCCGAGAAGATGCGGAAGGGTTGTACTTCATAAATCTGCCCATCAATGTCTTTCCCGTTCCGCGTGAGCCGCGTGTCTTCAGTTTTATTCATTAATATAGTGTGGCGGGAGATCAGGGCGTTTTCTCATAATATGGCAATCTGTCCATGCATGCGGTAGCGCACCCTTGTGGGGGCGAGTGGGCAAGGATGACATAATATGTCAAAAACGATATCCTCCCCGTATGAAACCAGCACGCTCCCCCCTGTCCCGCCCGCAGCCCGATGCCTGTGACCTGAGCCGCCGGGCGCGTTATGAATACGGCGCCGCTCTGCGCAAGGGCACGGCGCGTGCGCGCCATGGCCTGTGGCACGCGCCCCACGGGCGACCGGACCCGGTTGGGGTACTCATTGCCCAAGGTACTTCGCGCATACAGGACCTGCTGCCGGTCCGGTATGCGCGCATGCTGGTATCGCCCTTTGCCTTCCTGCGCGGGGCGGCGACAATCATGGCCGGCGACCTTGCCCATACACCTGCGGCCGGTCCGATGGTGCAGGGTTGCGGTGACTGCCATCTGGCCAATTTTGGAAGCTATGCCTCGGCCGAGGGAACGCCGGTCTTCGATATCAACGACTTTGACGAAACGCTGCCCGCCCCGTTTGAATGGGACATCAAGCGCCTTGGCACATCGCTGGTGCTGGCGGGGCGGCAGGGTGGCCTGTCCGATGGCGCAAGCCGCCGGCTTGCGGTCACCATGGCGCAGGCCTACGCTACGGAAATGAAACGGCTTTCGCTGTTTTCGCCGCTGGAAGTATGGGCCAATCCGATTAACCTGTCCGCCGCCATTGCAGGCTTTGCCAGCAAACAGGCCCGTACACAGGCACAGGCCCTGCTGGCGCAACGCATGGAAAGTGCGCGCGGTCATTACGGCCTTGTCGATACCCGCCAGCCCATGCCCGCCCTGCGTGAGCGCCGGCCACTGGTCATGCGCCTGCCCGCGCATGATGATGTGATCCGGAAAGCCTTTGCCCGCTACGTGGCAACACAGCCTGCGGAACTTGGGGTGCTGCTGGCACGCTACAGGTTGCATGATGTCATCTTCAAGGTCGTGGGGATCGGGAGCGTGGGCATGTTCTGCGCCATCGGGTTGTTTGCCACGGTCGATGGCGACATGCTCCTGTTGCAGATCAAGGAGGCACAGCAATCCGTTCTGGCGCCATTTGCCGGCCTGTCGTCTTTTTCCAACCAGGGGCAACGTGTGGTCACGGGTCAGCG
It contains:
- a CDS encoding DUF2252 domain-containing protein, whose protein sequence is MKPARSPLSRPQPDACDLSRRARYEYGAALRKGTARARHGLWHAPHGRPDPVGVLIAQGTSRIQDLLPVRYARMLVSPFAFLRGAATIMAGDLAHTPAAGPMVQGCGDCHLANFGSYASAEGTPVFDINDFDETLPAPFEWDIKRLGTSLVLAGRQGGLSDGASRRLAVTMAQAYATEMKRLSLFSPLEVWANPINLSAAIAGFASKQARTQAQALLAQRMESARGHYGLVDTRQPMPALRERRPLVMRLPAHDDVIRKAFARYVATQPAELGVLLARYRLHDVIFKVVGIGSVGMFCAIGLFATVDGDMLLLQIKEAQQSVLAPFAGLSSFSNQGQRVVTGQRIMQAQSDLFLGWTHSAGQDRGATDEAGFLGAGRQFYVRRLKDARLAAVGSDVTPEGLPDYAHLYGRTLARAHARSGDTAVISGYLGRGRSFSDAVGSFSILYADQTRADWDVFCKAVRTGRIVVA